A DNA window from Procambarus clarkii isolate CNS0578487 chromosome 3, FALCON_Pclarkii_2.0, whole genome shotgun sequence contains the following coding sequences:
- the LOC123760931 gene encoding uncharacterized protein: MAPHPENTAVFWNARSLFKKTQFLRNFIASAPPLIVGLCETWLTDDLSFTVPGYLVYRQDRQVRGRGGLALLVRYSVPSSLLRIHSFPGGHLEFMAVKVALSHGWGTFGVLYNPCLPVMKKELEHYFGQITDTCLVMGDFNARHSSWQSMLSDRHHNMAGRALLQFLLDSLTPPDLGTLTDPLNGHTSTLDLCIGRGPFMMAQIWTWPYLGSDHLPIIISFGGTVRPALTSRRSKWIFSEEGWHGYEADDWSTLPAVTVDLHGSADALSESLFSVGSRHFRRTSGQTTNPSHHGALWWNPECRQAVLDRGRTWNSWRRHPTPLQRQTFCRADARCRRTVLLAKRKAWADYCASL; encoded by the coding sequence ATGGCGCCCCATCCTGAGAATACTGCGGTGTTTTGGAATGCCCGCTCCCTTTTTAAGAAGACGCAATTTCTACGCAATTTTATCGCCAGCGCACCACCGTTGATCGTGGGACTCTGTGAGACTTGGCTTACTGACGATCTTTCCTTCACAGTGCCGGGGTATTTGGTCTATAGACAAGATCGGCAAGTACGGGGTAGAGGGGGACTTGCTCTCTTGGTCAGGTACTCAGTTCCCAGCTCCTTGCTCCGAATTCACTCCTTCCCGGGTGGGCATTTAGAATTCATGGCAGTGAAGGTGGCCCTCTCCCATGGGTGGGGCACCTTTGGAGTTCTGTATAATCCCTGTCTACCGGTAATGAAGAAGGAACTAGAACACTATTTTGGTCAGATCACAGACACCTGcctcgtcatgggtgactttaacgctCGGCACTCATCATGGCAATCTATGCTATCAGATCGCCACCACAACATGGCTGGCCGAGCCCTACTTCAGTTTCTCCTTGACTCCTTGACGCCGCCAGATTTGGGAACTCTGACAGACCCGCTAAATGGACATACTTCAACGCTCGATCTTTGCATTGGAAGAGGCCCCTTCATGATGGCGCAGATATGGACCTGGCCGTACCTGGGTAGTGATCACCTGCCCATCATCATTTCCTTCGGGGGTACTGTTCGTCCTGCTCTGACCTCCCGAAGATCCAAATGGATCTTCTCGGAAGAGGGGTGGCATGGCTATGAGGCGGATGACTGGTCGACCCTTCCCGCAGTAACTGTAGATCTGCATGGGTCAGCGGATGCTCTCTCCGAGTCCCTTTTCAGTGTAGGCTCTCGGCATTTCAGGAGGACTAGTGGCCAGACAACCAATCCTTCCCACCATGGGGCACTGTGGTGGAATCCTGAATGTCGGCAGGCAGTACTGGACCGGGGACGTACGTGGAATTCGTGGCGGCGCCACCCTACTCCACTGCAGCGGCAGACCTTCTGCAGGGCGGACGCCAGGTGTAGACGAACAGTCCTCCTTGCCAAACGCAAGGCCTGGGCTGATTACTGTGCCTCTCTCTGA